Proteins encoded by one window of Conger conger chromosome 1, fConCon1.1, whole genome shotgun sequence:
- the LOC133133246 gene encoding filamin-A-interacting protein 1-like isoform X1 — translation MKSRNSEAENPTNGQLDASQPSNGEEDGGNLQGLKKKAKPQKEKDGENGISETEKRSQKLCTTSHQKRGFMDLSRMELLRFLGIMEGEVQAREDIIHMLKSQRTRPEALEAHYGSAVPEKALRALHRDGLMIHSQSFGDDVYEAPMAELDRLEDKHRETYRRMLEQLLLAEKCHRRTVHELDGEKRKHTDYMNKSDDFTNLLEQERERLKRLLEQEKAYQTRKDKEHSKHLEKVREELVKLKSFALMLVDERQLYLDQIDQHSQRIQDLAKQLQEKEQKLSAVTCKAKEDSQRILKLEVDLECKAAKFAQGHEEMTTKLGGQESQNRQMRLKLASMTRRIEELEESNQTLQRSEDELQALREKISKGECGNSSLMTELETLRKRVLEMEGKDEEIIKTESQCRELRKRLQDEESHCIELKLEVEKLQKKMIELEKLEGAFSISKSECTQLQTSLEKERGLVKELVSELDLVKNHVKELETSESRLEKAELGLKDDLAKLKSFTVIMVDERKKMAERIREEEKKGDSLNRMFKTEQCKVMEVTEKLIEESKKLLKLKAEMEAKVTSLVKEKEELKSKFRSEEEKCKDLSLRVSLMKTRTDHLEEAEREWSRMKRELEKLTEEDNRIKELMLEIERLKNRLKQLEVVEGDLMKTEDEYDLLEKKFRTEQDKANVLSQQLEEMRSQIARNKAIEKGEAVSQEAELRQRCKMEEAKMRDLQAEVQALKEKIHELMYKEDQLSQLQVDYSILQQRFIEEEKKKTNMSHEVLNLTKELEVTKRYSRAMRPSTNGRRMVDVPLASTGVQTDIVACDVTEDTPAVFIRKSFQEENHIMSNLRLKGLKKPVERPSVLDRYPPAANEFNMRKTWMPWMKKKEGSLESSHSNAQSPRTGTMPTSQRQGQPLHIRVTSDHGSSTATLEITSPSSEDFFSNATIIPTLGQQKPRITIVPKPTKAGESVVDLERAKSPVTITTISRAKSPETSKSDRPLSPISIVTVSTSAIADVSSSQAMQDMTMGRSVFKVTPEKQTVPTPKKFSNTSIITTTEDNKIHIHLGPQFKRPLESGCSPPTITVRPLAVTTESKDVATGTVLRSPRHGTSFKTTPGKVLSSVTITPITSAPSRSTQPGTDAPPPRTAVTHIPMSKGMKTGKAVPGNMGVFTVTRLESRAERQSMEIVLRKCMASDRTAPLSGGKG, via the exons ATGAAGTCCCGGAACAGCGAGGCAGAGAACCCGACCAATGGTCAGCTTGATGCCTCTCAACCATCCAATGGTGAAGAAGATGGTGGGAACCTTCAGGGCTTGAAGAAGAAAGCTAAACCCCAGAAGGAAAAAGATGGAGAGAATGGTATCTCTGAAACGGAGAAAAGATCCCAGAAACTCTGCACGACCAGTCATCAAAAGAGGGGATTCATGGATCTTTCTCGGATGGAGCTGCTCAGATTCCTGGGGATAATGGAGGGAGAGGTTCAG GCCCGGGAGGATATTATCCACATGCTGAAGTCACAGCGCACACGTCCAGAGGCCCTGGAGGCTCACTATGGCTCAGCTGTACCGGAAAAGGCTCTCAGAGCACTGCATCGGGACGGACTGATGATCCACTCCCAGTCTTTCGGGGATGACGTCTACGAGGCGCCCATGGCAGAG CTGGACCGGCTGGAGGACAAGCACCGGGAGACATATCGTCGCATGCTGGAGCAGCTCCTGTTGGCGGAGAAGTGCCACCGCCGCACCGTCCATGAGCTCGATGGTGAAAAGCGCAAGCACACTGACTACATGAACAAGAGCGATGACTTCACCAACCTGCTGGAGCAGGAGCGGGAGAG ATTAAAGAGACTATTGGAGCAGGAGAAAGCATACCAGACCCGCAAAGACAAGGAACACAGCAAGCATCTGGAGAAGGTTCGAGAAGAGCTGGTGAAGCTGAAGTCCTTTGCCCTGATGCTAGTGGACGAACGGCAGCTGTATCTTGATCAGATAGACCAACATAGCCAGAGGATCCAAGATCTTGCTAAGCAGCTACAGGAGAAGGAGCAGAAGCTAAGTGCTGTCACCTGCAAAGCCAAAGAGGATAGCCAGAGGATCCTGAAGCTGGAAGTGGACCTGGAGTGCAAGGCGGCTAAGTTTGCCCAAGGCCACGAGGAGATGACCACCAAGTTGGGTGGCCAGGAATCCCAGAACCGGCAGATGAGACTCAAGCTTGCCAGCATGACACGCAGGATTGAAGAGCTGGAGGAGAGCAACCAGACCTTACAGAGGTCTGAAGATGAGCTCCAGGCGCTGAGGGAGAAGATTAGCAAGGGGGAGTGTGGCAACTCCAGCCTTATGACAGAGCTGGAGACCCTGCGCAAGAGGGTGCTGGAGATGGAGGGCAAGGATGAGGAGATCATAAAGACTGAGTCCCAGTGCAGAGAGTTGAGGAAGAGGCTACAGGATGAGGAGAGCCACTGCATAGAGCTGAAGCTAGAGGTGGAAAAGCTCCAGAAGAAGATGATAGAGCTGGAGAAGCTTGAGGGAGCCTTTAGCATCAGCAAGTCTGAGTGCACCCAGCTGCAAACCAgcctggagaaggagaggggccTTGTGAAAGAGCTTGTCTCTGAACTGGATTTGGTGAAGAACCATGTGAAGGAACTGGAGACCTCAGAGTCACGGCTAGAGAAAGCAGAGCTGGGCCTGAAAGATGACCTTGCCAAGCTGAAGTCATTCACGGTGATAATGGTGGATGAGAGAAAGAAGATGGCAGAGAGGATCAGGGAGGAGGAAAAGAAGGGTGATAGCCTGAACAGGATGTTCAAGACGGAACAATGCAAGGTCATGGAGGTGACAGAGAAGCTTATTGAGGAGAGCAAAAAGCTGCTCAAGCTGAAAGCGGAGATGGAGGCTAAGGTGACCTCCCTTGTTAAAGAGAAGGAGGAGCTGAAAAGCAAGTTTCGGagtgaggaagagaaatgcaAGGACCTGAGTTTGAGAGTCAGCCTGATGAAGACTAGAACTGATCATCtagaggaggcagagagggaatgGAGCAGGATGAAGAGGGAACTGGAGAAACTCACAGAAGAAGACAACAGAATCAAGGAGTTGATGCTAGAAATCGAAAGGCTGAAGAACCGCCTCAAGCAATTGGAAGTGGTGGAGGGAGACCTGATGAAGACAGAGGATGAGTATGACCTGCTGGAGAAGAAGTTCAGGACAGAGCAGGACAAGGCTAATGTCCTCTCCCAGCAGCTAGAAGAGATGAGGAGCCAGATTGCTAGGAATAAGGCTATAGAGAAGGGGGAGGCAGTGAGCCAGGAGGCGGAGCTTCGGCAGCGGTGCAAGATGGAGGAAGCAAAGATGAGGGACCTACAGGCTGAAGTCCAGGCACTCAAGGAGAAGATACACGAGCTAATGTACAAAGAGGACCAGCTCTCACAACTGCAGGTGGACTACTCTATACTTCAGCAGAGGTTCattgaggaggagaagaagaagacgaaCATGAGCCATGAGGTCCTCAATCTCACAAAAGAGCTGGAGGTTACCAAACGCTATAGCCGTGCCATGAGGCCTAGCACTAATGGACGGAGAATGGTGGATGTCCCCTTGGCATCCACTGGGGTACAGACAGACATCGTGGCCTGTGATGTAACTGAGGACACCCCTGCAGTGTTTATCAGGAAATCTTTCCAGGAGGAGAACCACATCATGAGCAACCTACGACTAAAGGGCCTTAAGAAGCCAGTGGAGAGGCCATCTGTGCTGGACCGCTACCCTCCTGCTGCTAATGAGTTCAACATGAGGAAGACATGGATGCCCTGGATGAAGAAAAAGGAGGGCAGTTTGGAGTCATCACACTCCAATGCGCAATCCCCACGGACTGGGACAATGCCCACATCTCAGAGGCAAGGGCAGCCCCTGCATATCCGAGTGACCTCAGATCACGGGTCCAGCACGGCCACCTTGGAGATCACCAGTCCCTCCTCTGAGGATTTCTTCTCTAATGCTACCATCATCCCCACATTGGGGCAGCAGAAACCACGCATAACCATCGTCCCAAAGCCCACCAAAGCCGGTGAGAGTGTGGTTGATCTGGAGAGGGCTAAGTCACCTGTCACCATAACAACTATATCCAGGGCCAAATCTCCAGAGACCTCCAAGTCTGATAGGCCTTTGTCACCCATCTCCATTGTGACAGTCAGTACATCTGCTATAGCAGATGTTTCTAGCTCCCAAGCAATGCAGGACATGACCATGGGGCGGTCTGTGTTCAAGGTGACCCCTGAGAAGCAGACAGTGCCCACACCCAAGAAGTTCTCCAATACCAGCATTATCACCACCACAGAGGATAACAAGATCCATATTCACCTAGGACCACAATTCAAGCGGCCCCTGGAGAGTGGCTGTAGCCCCCCCACCATCACTGTCAGGCCTCTTGCTGTTACAACAGAGAGCAAGGATGTTGCCACAGGTACTGTTCTGCGCTCACCACGCCATGGTACTTCTTTCAAGACCACACCAGGAAAGGTGCTGAGCAGCGTTACCATCACCCCCATCACATCTGCCCCCTCCAGGTCAACTCAG CCAGGAACAGATGCACCACCCCCACGGACCGCTGTCACTCACATCCCCATGTCGAAAGGTATGAAAACAGGTAAAGCGGTTCCGGGGAACATGGGCGTCTTCACCGTGACGAGGCTAGAGTCACGGGCCGAGAGGCAGTCCATGGAAATCGTACTGAGGAAATGCATGGCTAGCGACAGAACTGCTCCTCTGTCTGGAGGAAAGGGTTGA
- the LOC133133246 gene encoding filamin-A-interacting protein 1-like isoform X5, producing the protein MKSRNSEAENPTNGQLDASQPSNGEEDGGNLQGLKKKAKPQKEKDGENGISETEKRSQKLCTTSHQKRGFMDLSRMELLRFLGIMEGEVQAREDIIHMLKSQRTRPEALEAHYGSAVPEKALRALHRDGLMIHSQSFGDDVYEAPMAELDRLEDKHRETYRRMLEQLLLAEKCHRRTVHELDGEKRKHTDYMNKSDDFTNLLEQERERLKRLLEQEKAYQTRKDKEHSKHLEKVREELVKLKSFALMLVDERQLYLDQIDQHSQRIQDLAKQLQEKEQKLSAVTCKAKEDSQRILKLEVDLECKAAKFAQGHEEMTTKLGGQESQNRQMRLKLASMTRRIEELEESNQTLQRSEDELQALREKISKGECGNSSLMTELETLRKRVLEMEGKDEEIIKTESQCRELRKRLQDEESHCIELKLEVEKLQKKMIELEKLEGAFSISKSECTQLQTSLEKERGLVKELVSELDLVKNHVKELETSESRLEKAELGLKDDLAKLKSFTVIMVDERKKMAERIREEEKKGDSLNRMFKTEQCKVMEVTEKLIEESKKLLKLKAEMEAKVTSLVKEKEELKSKFRSEEEKCKDLSLRVSLMKTRTDHLEEAEREWSRMKRELEKLTEEDNRIKELMLEIERLKNRLKQLEVVEGDLMKTEDEYDLLEKKFRTEQDKANVLSQQLEEMRSQIARNKAIEKGEAVSQEAELRQRCKMEEAKMRDLQAEVQALKEKIHELMYKEDQLSQLQVDYSILQQRFIEEEKKKTNMSHEVLNLTKELEVTKRYSRAMRPSTNGRRMVDVPLASTGVQTDIVACDVTEDTPAVFIRKSFQEENHIMSNLRLKGLKKPVERPSVLDRYPPAANEFNMRKTWMPWMKKKEGSLESSHSNAQSPRTGTMPTSQRQGQPLHIRVTSDHGSSTATLEITSPSSEDFFSNATIIPTLGQQKPRITIVPKPTKAGESVVDLERAKSPVTITTISRAKSPETSKSDRPLSPISIVTVSTSAIADVSSSQAMQDMTMGRSVFKVTPEKQTVPTPKKFSNTSIITTTEDNKIHIHLGPQFKRPLESGCSPPTITVRPLAVTTESKDVATGTVLRSPRHGTSFKTTPGKVLSSVTITPITSAPSRSTQPGTDAPPPRTAVTHIPMSKDPAGVKSVCLIAAACGGADGLEAGL; encoded by the exons ATGAAGTCCCGGAACAGCGAGGCAGAGAACCCGACCAATGGTCAGCTTGATGCCTCTCAACCATCCAATGGTGAAGAAGATGGTGGGAACCTTCAGGGCTTGAAGAAGAAAGCTAAACCCCAGAAGGAAAAAGATGGAGAGAATGGTATCTCTGAAACGGAGAAAAGATCCCAGAAACTCTGCACGACCAGTCATCAAAAGAGGGGATTCATGGATCTTTCTCGGATGGAGCTGCTCAGATTCCTGGGGATAATGGAGGGAGAGGTTCAG GCCCGGGAGGATATTATCCACATGCTGAAGTCACAGCGCACACGTCCAGAGGCCCTGGAGGCTCACTATGGCTCAGCTGTACCGGAAAAGGCTCTCAGAGCACTGCATCGGGACGGACTGATGATCCACTCCCAGTCTTTCGGGGATGACGTCTACGAGGCGCCCATGGCAGAG CTGGACCGGCTGGAGGACAAGCACCGGGAGACATATCGTCGCATGCTGGAGCAGCTCCTGTTGGCGGAGAAGTGCCACCGCCGCACCGTCCATGAGCTCGATGGTGAAAAGCGCAAGCACACTGACTACATGAACAAGAGCGATGACTTCACCAACCTGCTGGAGCAGGAGCGGGAGAG ATTAAAGAGACTATTGGAGCAGGAGAAAGCATACCAGACCCGCAAAGACAAGGAACACAGCAAGCATCTGGAGAAGGTTCGAGAAGAGCTGGTGAAGCTGAAGTCCTTTGCCCTGATGCTAGTGGACGAACGGCAGCTGTATCTTGATCAGATAGACCAACATAGCCAGAGGATCCAAGATCTTGCTAAGCAGCTACAGGAGAAGGAGCAGAAGCTAAGTGCTGTCACCTGCAAAGCCAAAGAGGATAGCCAGAGGATCCTGAAGCTGGAAGTGGACCTGGAGTGCAAGGCGGCTAAGTTTGCCCAAGGCCACGAGGAGATGACCACCAAGTTGGGTGGCCAGGAATCCCAGAACCGGCAGATGAGACTCAAGCTTGCCAGCATGACACGCAGGATTGAAGAGCTGGAGGAGAGCAACCAGACCTTACAGAGGTCTGAAGATGAGCTCCAGGCGCTGAGGGAGAAGATTAGCAAGGGGGAGTGTGGCAACTCCAGCCTTATGACAGAGCTGGAGACCCTGCGCAAGAGGGTGCTGGAGATGGAGGGCAAGGATGAGGAGATCATAAAGACTGAGTCCCAGTGCAGAGAGTTGAGGAAGAGGCTACAGGATGAGGAGAGCCACTGCATAGAGCTGAAGCTAGAGGTGGAAAAGCTCCAGAAGAAGATGATAGAGCTGGAGAAGCTTGAGGGAGCCTTTAGCATCAGCAAGTCTGAGTGCACCCAGCTGCAAACCAgcctggagaaggagaggggccTTGTGAAAGAGCTTGTCTCTGAACTGGATTTGGTGAAGAACCATGTGAAGGAACTGGAGACCTCAGAGTCACGGCTAGAGAAAGCAGAGCTGGGCCTGAAAGATGACCTTGCCAAGCTGAAGTCATTCACGGTGATAATGGTGGATGAGAGAAAGAAGATGGCAGAGAGGATCAGGGAGGAGGAAAAGAAGGGTGATAGCCTGAACAGGATGTTCAAGACGGAACAATGCAAGGTCATGGAGGTGACAGAGAAGCTTATTGAGGAGAGCAAAAAGCTGCTCAAGCTGAAAGCGGAGATGGAGGCTAAGGTGACCTCCCTTGTTAAAGAGAAGGAGGAGCTGAAAAGCAAGTTTCGGagtgaggaagagaaatgcaAGGACCTGAGTTTGAGAGTCAGCCTGATGAAGACTAGAACTGATCATCtagaggaggcagagagggaatgGAGCAGGATGAAGAGGGAACTGGAGAAACTCACAGAAGAAGACAACAGAATCAAGGAGTTGATGCTAGAAATCGAAAGGCTGAAGAACCGCCTCAAGCAATTGGAAGTGGTGGAGGGAGACCTGATGAAGACAGAGGATGAGTATGACCTGCTGGAGAAGAAGTTCAGGACAGAGCAGGACAAGGCTAATGTCCTCTCCCAGCAGCTAGAAGAGATGAGGAGCCAGATTGCTAGGAATAAGGCTATAGAGAAGGGGGAGGCAGTGAGCCAGGAGGCGGAGCTTCGGCAGCGGTGCAAGATGGAGGAAGCAAAGATGAGGGACCTACAGGCTGAAGTCCAGGCACTCAAGGAGAAGATACACGAGCTAATGTACAAAGAGGACCAGCTCTCACAACTGCAGGTGGACTACTCTATACTTCAGCAGAGGTTCattgaggaggagaagaagaagacgaaCATGAGCCATGAGGTCCTCAATCTCACAAAAGAGCTGGAGGTTACCAAACGCTATAGCCGTGCCATGAGGCCTAGCACTAATGGACGGAGAATGGTGGATGTCCCCTTGGCATCCACTGGGGTACAGACAGACATCGTGGCCTGTGATGTAACTGAGGACACCCCTGCAGTGTTTATCAGGAAATCTTTCCAGGAGGAGAACCACATCATGAGCAACCTACGACTAAAGGGCCTTAAGAAGCCAGTGGAGAGGCCATCTGTGCTGGACCGCTACCCTCCTGCTGCTAATGAGTTCAACATGAGGAAGACATGGATGCCCTGGATGAAGAAAAAGGAGGGCAGTTTGGAGTCATCACACTCCAATGCGCAATCCCCACGGACTGGGACAATGCCCACATCTCAGAGGCAAGGGCAGCCCCTGCATATCCGAGTGACCTCAGATCACGGGTCCAGCACGGCCACCTTGGAGATCACCAGTCCCTCCTCTGAGGATTTCTTCTCTAATGCTACCATCATCCCCACATTGGGGCAGCAGAAACCACGCATAACCATCGTCCCAAAGCCCACCAAAGCCGGTGAGAGTGTGGTTGATCTGGAGAGGGCTAAGTCACCTGTCACCATAACAACTATATCCAGGGCCAAATCTCCAGAGACCTCCAAGTCTGATAGGCCTTTGTCACCCATCTCCATTGTGACAGTCAGTACATCTGCTATAGCAGATGTTTCTAGCTCCCAAGCAATGCAGGACATGACCATGGGGCGGTCTGTGTTCAAGGTGACCCCTGAGAAGCAGACAGTGCCCACACCCAAGAAGTTCTCCAATACCAGCATTATCACCACCACAGAGGATAACAAGATCCATATTCACCTAGGACCACAATTCAAGCGGCCCCTGGAGAGTGGCTGTAGCCCCCCCACCATCACTGTCAGGCCTCTTGCTGTTACAACAGAGAGCAAGGATGTTGCCACAGGTACTGTTCTGCGCTCACCACGCCATGGTACTTCTTTCAAGACCACACCAGGAAAGGTGCTGAGCAGCGTTACCATCACCCCCATCACATCTGCCCCCTCCAGGTCAACTCAG CCAGGAACAGATGCACCACCCCCACGGACCGCTGTCACTCACATCCCCATGTCGAAAG
- the LOC133133246 gene encoding filamin-A-interacting protein 1-like isoform X7 yields the protein MKSRNSEAENPTNGQLDASQPSNGEEDGGNLQGLKKKAKPQKEKDGENGISETEKRSQKLCTTSHQKRGFMDLSRMELLRFLGIMEGEVQAREDIIHMLKSQRTRPEALEAHYGSAVPEKALRALHRDGLMIHSQSFGDDVYEAPMAELDRLEDKHRETYRRMLEQLLLAEKCHRRTVHELDGEKRKHTDYMNKSDDFTNLLEQERERLKRLLEQEKAYQTRKDKEHSKHLEKVREELVKLKSFALMLVDERQLYLDQIDQHSQRIQDLAKQLQEKEQKLSAVTCKAKEDSQRILKLEVDLECKAAKFAQGHEEMTTKLGGQESQNRQMRLKLASMTRRIEELEESNQTLQRSEDELQALREKISKGECGNSSLMTELETLRKRVLEMEGKDEEIIKTESQCRELRKRLQDEESHCIELKLEVEKLQKKMIELEKLEGAFSISKSECTQLQTSLEKERGLVKELVSELDLVKNHVKELETSESRLEKAELGLKDDLAKLKSFTVIMVDERKKMAERIREEEKKGDSLNRMFKTEQCKVMEVTEKLIEESKKLLKLKAEMEAKVTSLVKEKEELKSKFRSEEEKCKDLSLRVSLMKTRTDHLEEAEREWSRMKRELEKLTEEDNRIKELMLEIERLKNRLKQLEVVEGDLMKTEDEYDLLEKKFRTEQDKANVLSQQLEEMRSQIARNKAIEKGEAVSQEAELRQRCKMEEAKMRDLQAEVQALKEKIHELMYKEDQLSQLQVDYSILQQRFIEEEKKKTNMSHEVLNLTKELEVTKRYSRAMRPSTNGRRMVDVPLASTGVQTDIVACDVTEDTPAVFIRKSFQEENHIMSNLRLKGLKKPVERPSVLDRYPPAANEFNMRKTWMPWMKKKEGSLESSHSNAQSPRTGTMPTSQRQGQPLHIRVTSDHGSSTATLEITSPSSEDFFSNATIIPTLGQQKPRITIVPKPTKAGESVVDLERAKSPVTITTISRAKSPETSKSDRPLSPISIVTVSTSAIADVSSSQAMQDMTMGRSVFKVTPEKQTVPTPKKFSNTSIITTTEDNKIHIHLGPQFKRPLESGCSPPTITVRPLAVTTESKDVATGTVLRSPRHGTSFKTTPGKVLSSVTITPITSAPSRSTQPGTDAPPPRTAVTHIPMSKEHVVHHVKVHPR from the exons ATGAAGTCCCGGAACAGCGAGGCAGAGAACCCGACCAATGGTCAGCTTGATGCCTCTCAACCATCCAATGGTGAAGAAGATGGTGGGAACCTTCAGGGCTTGAAGAAGAAAGCTAAACCCCAGAAGGAAAAAGATGGAGAGAATGGTATCTCTGAAACGGAGAAAAGATCCCAGAAACTCTGCACGACCAGTCATCAAAAGAGGGGATTCATGGATCTTTCTCGGATGGAGCTGCTCAGATTCCTGGGGATAATGGAGGGAGAGGTTCAG GCCCGGGAGGATATTATCCACATGCTGAAGTCACAGCGCACACGTCCAGAGGCCCTGGAGGCTCACTATGGCTCAGCTGTACCGGAAAAGGCTCTCAGAGCACTGCATCGGGACGGACTGATGATCCACTCCCAGTCTTTCGGGGATGACGTCTACGAGGCGCCCATGGCAGAG CTGGACCGGCTGGAGGACAAGCACCGGGAGACATATCGTCGCATGCTGGAGCAGCTCCTGTTGGCGGAGAAGTGCCACCGCCGCACCGTCCATGAGCTCGATGGTGAAAAGCGCAAGCACACTGACTACATGAACAAGAGCGATGACTTCACCAACCTGCTGGAGCAGGAGCGGGAGAG ATTAAAGAGACTATTGGAGCAGGAGAAAGCATACCAGACCCGCAAAGACAAGGAACACAGCAAGCATCTGGAGAAGGTTCGAGAAGAGCTGGTGAAGCTGAAGTCCTTTGCCCTGATGCTAGTGGACGAACGGCAGCTGTATCTTGATCAGATAGACCAACATAGCCAGAGGATCCAAGATCTTGCTAAGCAGCTACAGGAGAAGGAGCAGAAGCTAAGTGCTGTCACCTGCAAAGCCAAAGAGGATAGCCAGAGGATCCTGAAGCTGGAAGTGGACCTGGAGTGCAAGGCGGCTAAGTTTGCCCAAGGCCACGAGGAGATGACCACCAAGTTGGGTGGCCAGGAATCCCAGAACCGGCAGATGAGACTCAAGCTTGCCAGCATGACACGCAGGATTGAAGAGCTGGAGGAGAGCAACCAGACCTTACAGAGGTCTGAAGATGAGCTCCAGGCGCTGAGGGAGAAGATTAGCAAGGGGGAGTGTGGCAACTCCAGCCTTATGACAGAGCTGGAGACCCTGCGCAAGAGGGTGCTGGAGATGGAGGGCAAGGATGAGGAGATCATAAAGACTGAGTCCCAGTGCAGAGAGTTGAGGAAGAGGCTACAGGATGAGGAGAGCCACTGCATAGAGCTGAAGCTAGAGGTGGAAAAGCTCCAGAAGAAGATGATAGAGCTGGAGAAGCTTGAGGGAGCCTTTAGCATCAGCAAGTCTGAGTGCACCCAGCTGCAAACCAgcctggagaaggagaggggccTTGTGAAAGAGCTTGTCTCTGAACTGGATTTGGTGAAGAACCATGTGAAGGAACTGGAGACCTCAGAGTCACGGCTAGAGAAAGCAGAGCTGGGCCTGAAAGATGACCTTGCCAAGCTGAAGTCATTCACGGTGATAATGGTGGATGAGAGAAAGAAGATGGCAGAGAGGATCAGGGAGGAGGAAAAGAAGGGTGATAGCCTGAACAGGATGTTCAAGACGGAACAATGCAAGGTCATGGAGGTGACAGAGAAGCTTATTGAGGAGAGCAAAAAGCTGCTCAAGCTGAAAGCGGAGATGGAGGCTAAGGTGACCTCCCTTGTTAAAGAGAAGGAGGAGCTGAAAAGCAAGTTTCGGagtgaggaagagaaatgcaAGGACCTGAGTTTGAGAGTCAGCCTGATGAAGACTAGAACTGATCATCtagaggaggcagagagggaatgGAGCAGGATGAAGAGGGAACTGGAGAAACTCACAGAAGAAGACAACAGAATCAAGGAGTTGATGCTAGAAATCGAAAGGCTGAAGAACCGCCTCAAGCAATTGGAAGTGGTGGAGGGAGACCTGATGAAGACAGAGGATGAGTATGACCTGCTGGAGAAGAAGTTCAGGACAGAGCAGGACAAGGCTAATGTCCTCTCCCAGCAGCTAGAAGAGATGAGGAGCCAGATTGCTAGGAATAAGGCTATAGAGAAGGGGGAGGCAGTGAGCCAGGAGGCGGAGCTTCGGCAGCGGTGCAAGATGGAGGAAGCAAAGATGAGGGACCTACAGGCTGAAGTCCAGGCACTCAAGGAGAAGATACACGAGCTAATGTACAAAGAGGACCAGCTCTCACAACTGCAGGTGGACTACTCTATACTTCAGCAGAGGTTCattgaggaggagaagaagaagacgaaCATGAGCCATGAGGTCCTCAATCTCACAAAAGAGCTGGAGGTTACCAAACGCTATAGCCGTGCCATGAGGCCTAGCACTAATGGACGGAGAATGGTGGATGTCCCCTTGGCATCCACTGGGGTACAGACAGACATCGTGGCCTGTGATGTAACTGAGGACACCCCTGCAGTGTTTATCAGGAAATCTTTCCAGGAGGAGAACCACATCATGAGCAACCTACGACTAAAGGGCCTTAAGAAGCCAGTGGAGAGGCCATCTGTGCTGGACCGCTACCCTCCTGCTGCTAATGAGTTCAACATGAGGAAGACATGGATGCCCTGGATGAAGAAAAAGGAGGGCAGTTTGGAGTCATCACACTCCAATGCGCAATCCCCACGGACTGGGACAATGCCCACATCTCAGAGGCAAGGGCAGCCCCTGCATATCCGAGTGACCTCAGATCACGGGTCCAGCACGGCCACCTTGGAGATCACCAGTCCCTCCTCTGAGGATTTCTTCTCTAATGCTACCATCATCCCCACATTGGGGCAGCAGAAACCACGCATAACCATCGTCCCAAAGCCCACCAAAGCCGGTGAGAGTGTGGTTGATCTGGAGAGGGCTAAGTCACCTGTCACCATAACAACTATATCCAGGGCCAAATCTCCAGAGACCTCCAAGTCTGATAGGCCTTTGTCACCCATCTCCATTGTGACAGTCAGTACATCTGCTATAGCAGATGTTTCTAGCTCCCAAGCAATGCAGGACATGACCATGGGGCGGTCTGTGTTCAAGGTGACCCCTGAGAAGCAGACAGTGCCCACACCCAAGAAGTTCTCCAATACCAGCATTATCACCACCACAGAGGATAACAAGATCCATATTCACCTAGGACCACAATTCAAGCGGCCCCTGGAGAGTGGCTGTAGCCCCCCCACCATCACTGTCAGGCCTCTTGCTGTTACAACAGAGAGCAAGGATGTTGCCACAGGTACTGTTCTGCGCTCACCACGCCATGGTACTTCTTTCAAGACCACACCAGGAAAGGTGCTGAGCAGCGTTACCATCACCCCCATCACATCTGCCCCCTCCAGGTCAACTCAG CCAGGAACAGATGCACCACCCCCACGGACCGCTGTCACTCACATCCCCATGTCGAAAG